In Candidatus Methylomirabilota bacterium, one genomic interval encodes:
- a CDS encoding AI-2E family transporter: MRNLHRLERGTQAASRDLPKLRPVIVLAGILLVVAALYWTRAVLIPVAVATLLAFLLSPVVTALQRRGVRNTISVFLVVAMAVSALGGVGWIITAQVQNLASELPLYRENIKQKVADLRQAGRGTVIERFQRLLDEVLGEIQKQDPTAGPESRQEPLAVVVQPDRQAMLRQLGALVEPLVSAGLAIALTIFMLIRQVELRNRLIRLIGFGRLPVTTKAIDEAGERISQFLLAYSIINGSFGVAVGAGLFLIGLPYAVLFGFLAAILRFVPYLGAWLAALLPIGLSLVAFEGWWQPLLVAGLFVVLEPFIFLVVEPIFYGVRTGVSDVALLISIGFWAWLWGPVGLVLATPLTVCLVVLGKYVPGLEFFVVLMGDEPVLEPYVSYYQRLLAMDQDEAALIVEDFIRHHGANQVYDGVLLPALRYAKRDRAHGTLSSEDEQWILTATREIMESLGAARPEPAVAGPGPASATGTLDALPALRILGCPARDEADELALIMFQRLMADARCEVEVVSPALLASEVVTLARERRPSMICVAALPPGGLAHARYLIKRLRMVVPDAQILIGRWGRNGSGQEGRAMLVAAGADAVAPTLAETRDQVLQLLPVLTRPEAQPPSAGAFRLEGAARAGAGNRLRPGGTRLAAG, translated from the coding sequence GTGCGGAATCTTCACCGACTCGAGCGCGGAACCCAGGCGGCCAGCCGCGACCTTCCCAAGCTGCGCCCGGTGATCGTCCTGGCGGGCATCCTCCTCGTCGTCGCGGCGCTCTACTGGACGCGGGCCGTCCTGATCCCGGTGGCGGTCGCGACCCTCCTCGCGTTCCTCCTGAGCCCGGTCGTCACCGCTTTGCAGCGACGGGGAGTCCGCAATACCATCTCGGTGTTCCTGGTCGTGGCCATGGCGGTCTCGGCGCTCGGCGGCGTCGGCTGGATCATCACCGCCCAGGTGCAGAACCTCGCGAGCGAGCTGCCGCTCTACCGGGAAAACATCAAGCAGAAGGTCGCCGACCTCCGGCAGGCGGGCCGAGGCACCGTCATCGAGCGGTTCCAGCGCTTGCTCGACGAGGTGCTCGGTGAGATCCAGAAGCAGGATCCGACCGCCGGGCCCGAATCCCGGCAGGAGCCGCTCGCCGTGGTGGTCCAGCCGGACCGGCAGGCCATGCTCCGGCAACTCGGGGCGCTGGTGGAGCCGCTCGTGAGCGCGGGCCTCGCGATCGCCCTTACGATCTTCATGCTCATCCGGCAGGTCGAGCTGCGCAACCGGCTGATCCGCCTCATCGGGTTCGGCCGCTTGCCGGTCACGACCAAGGCGATCGACGAGGCCGGGGAGCGCATCAGCCAGTTCCTCCTCGCCTACTCCATCATCAACGGGAGCTTCGGCGTGGCGGTCGGCGCCGGCCTCTTCCTCATCGGGCTGCCCTACGCGGTCCTCTTCGGGTTCCTGGCCGCTATCCTGCGCTTCGTGCCATACCTCGGCGCCTGGCTGGCGGCGCTGCTGCCCATCGGCCTGAGCCTCGTCGCGTTCGAGGGCTGGTGGCAGCCGCTCCTGGTGGCGGGCCTCTTCGTCGTGCTCGAGCCGTTCATTTTTCTCGTCGTGGAGCCGATCTTCTACGGCGTCCGCACCGGCGTCTCCGACGTGGCGCTCCTCATCTCGATCGGCTTCTGGGCGTGGCTGTGGGGCCCCGTCGGGCTCGTCCTGGCGACGCCGCTCACCGTGTGTCTGGTCGTCCTCGGCAAGTACGTCCCCGGGCTGGAGTTCTTCGTCGTGCTCATGGGTGACGAGCCGGTGCTGGAGCCGTATGTGAGTTATTACCAGCGTCTGCTGGCGATGGATCAGGACGAGGCCGCCTTGATCGTCGAGGACTTCATCCGGCACCACGGGGCGAACCAGGTCTACGACGGCGTCCTGCTGCCCGCCCTCAGGTATGCCAAGCGGGACCGCGCCCATGGCACGCTCTCCAGCGAGGACGAGCAGTGGATCCTGACGGCGACACGCGAAATCATGGAGAGCCTGGGGGCGGCCAGGCCCGAGCCGGCCGTGGCCGGCCCCGGTCCGGCGAGCGCCACCGGCACGCTGGACGCCCTCCCGGCTCTGCGCATTCTCGGCTGCCCGGCCCGAGACGAAGCGGACGAGCTGGCCCTGATCATGTTCCAGCGACTCATGGCCGATGCGCGCTGCGAGGTCGAGGTGGTCTCGCCGGCCCTGCTCGCCTCCGAAGTGGTCACGCTCGCCCGCGAGAGGCGCCCCTCGATGATCTGCGTCGCGGCGCTGCCGCCGGGGGGGCTGGCCCACGCGCGGTACCTCATCAAGCGCCTCCGGATGGTCGTGCCCGATGCCCAGATCCTGATCGGCCGGTGGGGCCGGAACGGGTCCGGCCAGGAGGGGCGAGCCATGCTGGTCGCGGCCGGGGCCGACGCGGTCGCCCCGACGCTCGCCGAGACCCGCGATCAGGTGCTCCAGCTCCTGCCGGTCCTGACCCGCCCCGAGGCGCAGCCGCCGTCGGCCGGCGCCTTCCGTTTGGAAGGCGCCGCCCGAGCGGGGGCCGGAAATCGCCTGAGGCCGGGCGGCACGCGACTTGCTGCCGGGTGA